The uncultured Trichococcus sp. DNA window GTACACTTAGCATCGAGGCTGTACAGAAAGCAAATTCAGGGCACCCCGGTTTACCGATGGGTGCAGCACCAATGGCCTATGCTTTATGGACAAAACACTTAAAAGTCAATCCTAAAAACAGCAAATGGGTAGACCGTGATCGTTTCGTCCTATCGGCTGGACACGGATCTTCATTGTTGTACAGCTTGTTGCACTTATCCGGTTTCGCCATAAGCCTGGATGACGTGAAGAACTTCCGTCAATTCGGCAGCAAAACACCTGGACACCCGGAAGTGCATGACACGGATGGCGTGGAAGCGACAACCGGTCCTTTGGGACAAGGGATCGCAAATGCGGTCGGTTTCGCGATGGCGGAAGCGCACTTGGCGGCTACCTACAACAAAGAAAACTTCCCGGTTGTGGATCACTATACGTATTTCCTGAACGGCGACGGCGATCTGATGGAAGGCATCTCCCATGAAGCGGCCAGCTTGGCCGGCCACCTGAAATTGGGCAAACTGATCGGCTTGTATGACTCCAACGATATCTCTTTGGACGGACCGACTTCGAAATCCTTCACGGAAGACGTGGCTGCCCGTTTCGAAGCCTACGGTTGGCAACATATCTTGGTGAAGGACGGTAATGACCTGGAAGCCATCTCCAAAGCCATCGAAGAAGCGAAAGCTGAAACGGAAAAACCGACTTTGATCGAAATCAAAACCATCATCGGCTTTGGTGCTCCTGACGCAGGCACGCATAAAGTCCATGGCGCTCCTTTGGGAGCCGAAGGCGTTGCCTTCGCGAAAAAAGCTTACGGTTGTGTGGACGAAGCTTTCTGTGTGCCTGCTGAAGTGGCAGCCCGTTTCGAGGAAACAACGGTTGCGGAAGGCCAACAAGCTGAAGCGGCCTGGATTGCCATGTTCAACGACTATAAAGCAGCTTATCCGGAATTGGCGCAACAATTCGAAATAGCTATGGCGGGTAAATTGCCTGAAGGCTGGCAAGAAAAATTGCCGACTTATGAAGTGGGCAGCGCAGCCAAAGCCAGCCGTGTGACCAGCGCGGAAGCAATCCAAGCATTGGGTGAAGCTGTACCTTACTTCTGGGGCGGTTCTGCGGACTTATCGTCTTCAAACAACACAATGATCAAATCGGCAAGTGACTTTGAGCCGGGCAACTATGCCGGCCGCAACATCTGGTACGGCGTGCGCGAATTCGCGATGGCCGCCATCATGAACGGTATCGTTTTGCACGGCGGAACCAGAACGTATGTTGGGACGTTCTTCGTCTTCACGGATTACTTGCGTCCAGCGATGCGATTGGCTGCCATTTCGCACTTGCCTGGCACTTATGTGATGACGCATGATTCGATCGCGGTCGGCGAAGACGGCCCGACACACGAGCCAGTGGAGCACTTGTCCAGCTACCGCGGCATGCCGAACTTGACGGTTCTGCGTCCGGCCGACGGCAACGAAGTCAGCGCGGCTTGGGAAATCGCCGTGTCTTCAGAGGACAAACCAACGATGTTGGTGCTGACGCGCCAAAATCTGCCTGTTTTGGAAGGCACCAAAGAAATGGCCCGCGAAGGCGTGAAGAAAGGTGCTTATGTGCTTTCGCCGCAACAAGGCGAAACGCCTGCCGGTATCCTCATCGCAACCGGTTCGGAAGTGAGCATGGCTGTGGAAGCGCAGCAACAATTGCGTGAAGCCGGAGTTGACGTCTCTGTCGTCTCCATGCCGAGTTTCGATTTGTTCGAAGCGCAGGATGCAGCCTACAAAGAGCAAGTATTGCCTGGTGCAGTCCGCAACCGCATGTCCATCGAGATGGGCGCGACCTTCGGGTGGGAACGTTATGTCGGCCTGGATGGCCTAGCTTACGGCATCGATACTTACGGCGCAAGCGGAAACGGGAACACGGTGATGGCTGAGTTCGGCTTTACGACCGAAAAAGTGGTTGCGGCTTATCAAGCGAAGTTCGTAAAGTAAACGGAATCCTGCTGCAACTGTGCGGGGCTAATGATGAAGGGAGCAAAAATGATGAAGATAACCAAGAAGAAATTGGATGATATGTACCGCAGTTATTGCGCCAGCTATATCACGATCGGCGGCGAAACATGTGCGTTGATCGCCAGCGAAGAGGAAGGTTACCCTTGCTATATGTATTCAGGCAAAGACTTCGAAAAAAAAGAAACTGTTTGGGAAAAGGGTGGTGGCTGCATGTCCATCATCCCGATTCCGAATAAAGAAAATGAATTCCTGGCCATCGTCGATTTTTACCTGAAGGTCAGCCCAAGCAAAGCGAAAGTTGTCTGGGGCAAGTATGATTCCGAAACTGGCTGGGAAATCAAGGATGTGCTATACCTGCCTTATCTGCACCGTTTCGACATCTATGATGTGGCTGGCGTGAACTACTTTGTCGGCGCCACGATAGCGGATGACAAGGATTTCAAGGATGATTGGTCGCGATCAGGCAGCATCTATTATGGCGTTCTGCCGGAAGACCCTACCGAAGGCGTCGAGCTGAAGGTTTTAGGGAAAGGCTATTTCCGCAATCACGGCTATTACAAAGATTATGAAGGCGACAAACCGGTCGGCTACTTCACCAGCGATCAAGGGATCATCAAAGTGACGCCTTTTGCTGATAAAGAATGGGAAATCGAGCAGATCTTGGACATTCCTATCGGCGAAGTTGCGTTGCTGGACATCGACTCCGATGGCACGAAGGAAATGATTACAATCGAGCCTTTCCATGGCGACAGCATCAAAATCTACAAAAAGACGGAATCCGGATACGAAGCCGTCTATGAATATCCGCATAAAATCGATTTCGCCCATACATTGGTGGGGACGAGACTGAGGGGTGTTCCGAGTTTTGTTGGTGGCATCCGCCGCGAAAACTGCGACCTGTTCTACATTCAATATGTGGACGGTGAATTCAAAACCGAAATCGTCGACAAAGGCTGCGGCCCATCCAATATCATGGTTGTGAACGAGGCGGACAGAGACATCATCATTTCTGCGAACCATACCGGCAATGAAGCGGCAGTCTATATAGTGGAAGACTGAGGGGACGGTGAATGGTCGTCTGATGTGAGTTCAGGTCATCTGAACTTTCTCCTCCGGGGAACGGAGGCTTCGCCGGAGTTCGGCCAACATTATTGTTTGTGATCTCCGGGGAGGCGATCTTCGCAGGAGTTGAGGCCGGATCTGAACAGAGTCCTCCGGCAGGCAGCTGCCTCGCCGGAGCTGGAGGGCCGGCAACATAGATTTCCTCCGACTAGCGGACACCGCTAATTTTTTTCATTAATACCATACAATCAAAAAAGAATGTCCGGCCTCAATTACAAGGCCGGACATTCTTTTTTTCGCAATTATTTATGCAATCCTTCATATAAATCTTCAGCAACGGGTTCCAGCCATTCCGGCTTTCCGGCAGTGATGGCGATGTGTTCGAACCAGCTATCCTTGGCGGCGCCGTGCCAGTGCTTCACACCGTCATGCGTGACGATGACATCCCCGGGCTTCAGTGATTGGGCAGGCTTGCCGTCTTCCTGATACCAACCCTCTCCGCCGGTGACCAACAGAATTTGGTAACCGTCGTGGTGGATATGCCAGTTGTTGCGGCAACCGGGTTCAAAGGTCACATTGCCGACGCCGACAGCTACTTCGGGATCGGCAACCAGTGCATTAAAATAGCTTTGGCCGATAAAATACTGCGCGTAAGCTGTGTTCTCATCCCCAATCGGGAAAATGACGCCTTTTTTTACTTCTTCGTTTTTTGACATAAATTATTCCTCCTGTGAATTAATCATTGTATATTTCTTTGGCTATATTGAAAGCGGACCATGCTTTCGGCCAGCCGACATAGAACGCGAGCTGGGTGATGATTTCCACTATCTCCTCTTTTGTAATGCCGTTGTCCTTCGCCTTGCTCAAATGGAAAGGAAGCTGCTCGAAGTTTCCGCCTGTGATCAATGCTGTGACGGTGACGATGGAACGATCGCGCTGCGCGAATTCCTTTTCCCGCGACCAGACTTGCCCGAACAGAACATCGTCATTCAATTCAGCAAACTTTGGCGCAAAATCACCCAATAAATCTCTTCCTGCAGTTACTTTTGCCATAAAATCATCTCCTTAGGAATGTTAGTTTCAGCATACTCCTTAGAGTGCACTTTAAGTCAAGCGAGAGCTCGGGATTCTTTTCTGTTCTCAAAATATTGTGCTGCTGTATCTCTAGAAAAAAGAGATGGGAGTGGATGGAATTTGGCAGGGTGCTCAGCGTATTAGCTGATTGGTTATCCAAAAGTAAGATATAATGAAGTTATTGAGGAGTGGAGACATGTTTACACTGGGAAGAAGTATGGATTTTAGTTATAAGACAAATCAAATGATAGTACTAGCATCAGCAGTAGTGGCTGCTATAGGATGGTGGTTGACAGGAAATGCTTTATCGGGGGTTTATATAGGCTTTAGCGTATTTTTAACGTGGGCACTCGTCAGAGAACTGGATCCAAACCATGAGTATGCAGCCTTTTTGGCTGCTGCCTTTTCGCTTGTAAATTTATTTTATCATCAAAATACTCAGCTTTTGGTAGTTGTTTGGATTCTGTTGCTGATGAGAATCTTAAATGGAATTACCGGAAAAGCGCTGACAACGTTTGATATATTTTCAGTCTTGGGACTTACTGCCTACCTATCATTCGATAACGGAAATAGCATCTATTTGCTGATATTTGCTTTAGCTATGGGATTTAGCCTGAAAACGGGAGAAAAAATGAGAGAAACATGGATGGCCGGTGCGATCAGCATAGGGATTATTGTAGTTGACCGGTTTTTTATGAACAAGTTATCTCTCGGGAGCTTAGCTTATTCAAATGTTGTAATGCTATTTGTAGTTTCCGTAGTTGGTCTATCGCTTTTATTATTTTGGTTTTTGTCAAAAGCTGAAACCAAAGATGATAAAGGCAACAGCGTAAACAGATCCAAACTGTCAGCAAGCCAAGTTTTGTATAGTGCGGCGGTTCTGTTGCTGTTTTTCTTTGGGGGTGTATCGTTGAATAATTTAGTTATCTACTTGTCGGCTGCATCAGGTGCACTCCTGTATTTTATCGGAAATAAGATTCTGAGAAAAATGCGCACAAATTAACAAAATAGAAATTCGGACTTCATTTAAGACCTTCGATTCGATTGCTTGTCATATATTAGTGTATAATGAGATTATTATAGCTTAGTGATGGAACTAGCTGAATTTTTTTGTTTTTTTAGATGGCAGGATGCATAAAAATTGAAAGAGGTGGCCTATGGATAAGAAAAGAATTGTCATTTATACGCTATTATTTATAGCAACGTTAGCGATAGCGACACAAGGATTCACGAATACAGGTTTGGACGGACTGCTTGTCCCGTTGCTTTTTACCTTTGCTTATTTTACGATCATCTTTATTATCGCAACAATCATTAAAAACAATTCGATTGTCGATATTGGTTGGGGGATGGGCTTTGTTGTAGGGAGCTGGCTGACACTGCTTGTGACTGAAAATCCTACCGTTTTATCGTATGCCATTGTTGGATTTATTACGGTGTGGGGACTTAGATTATCTTTGCGCTTATTGAAAAGAAATTACGGGAAGCCCGAAGATTTCAGATACGCACAGTGGCGGAAAGAGTGGGGCGATAAAGTAGTCATCACCGCCTTTTTCAGAGTGTTTGTGGTTCAGGGCATCATCAACTTTATCGTTGGATCTGCCAGCTATGTGGTCATCAAATACAACGAATTCAGTTTTGATTCAGCTCACCGCTATTTTGTTTATGCCGCACTTTTCATTGCGCTGGTAGGATTGTTCTTTGAAGTAGTCGGGGATGAACAACTAAGACAACACATCAACAAAAAAACACGCACCCTTCTGCAAACAGGGTTATGGTCAGTCACGCGTCATCCAAACTATCTCGGTGAAATCCTGATTTGGATCGGATTGTATGCGAGTGGTATTACGTTGTTCTTTACGGATTCCATCAACCCTTATTATTATCTGTTATTAATCATCTCGCCTATTTTAATGAGTACCGTATTAATCAAAATATCGACGCCATTACTGGAGAAAAATATGGAGAAATACGATGGATGGGAAGAATATACCAAAAGAGTCCCGATGATTTTTCCTTTCACAAAAAAATAAGCCGGCATAGGTATGATTAAAGTATTTTTATGAATGAAATTTTATAAGCTGTATGCGAGGAAGGCTTTAGCTATTCCTTGCATGCAGCTTTTTAGTGCGATTCATTTTTTTATCTCTTGACTTAATGTCAAGGTTAAGGTGTACGCTCTGTATGTATCAGAGAGGGGAAATGAATGATGGAACATCTTAATCAACAGCTATTCACCGGGGAACGGGCGCTATTCAAAGGAAAAGACCTGCAGATCAGTCATTCAGTCTTTGCGGACGGGGAGTCTCCGTTGAAGGAAAGCAGCAACATCGCACTCGACAACACAATCTTCCGCTGGAAATATCCATTGTGGTATGCGCGGAACATCCTGGCAAACAACATCACTTTAGTGGAAACTGCGCGTTCCGGCATTTGGTATACAACTGGCATCACCCTCATCGACAGCATGATCCAAGCGCCCAAGACATTCAGGCGAGCCACCGATATCACGCTGGAACGAGTGGAAATGCCAAATGCCCAAGAAACGTTATGGAACTGCAACGATATCACGCTGAAACACGTAAACGCAGCAGGCGATTATTTTGCGATGAACAGCGAAAACATCCAAATCGAGCACTTTACGCTGTCGGGCAACTATGCCTTTGATGGCGTCAAGAATATCGAAATTTCGCATGCCAAGTTGCTTTCAAAAGACGCTTTCTGGAATTGCGAGAATGTGGTCGTCAGGGATTCGACGATCATCGGCGAATATTTGGGTTGGAATTCGAAAAACATCACCTTCATCGATTGCATCATCGAGAGCAACCAGGGCATGTGCTACATGGAAAACGTGAAGATGGAGAATTGCACGATCATCAACACGGATCTGGCGTTCGAATACTCAACGGTCGACGTTCAAGCGAACAGCCGCATCGACAGCGTCAAGAATCCGATCAGCGGCACGATAACCGCTGCGGGAATCGGAGAACTGATCCTGGACGACCCGGAAATCGCTGCCGAGAACACCAAATACCAGCTTGCGGAGGAACAGGAATATGCCATTCGATTTTGACCAGATCATCGACAGACGGAACACCAACTCTTACAAGTGGGATGTCAAACCGGGCGAGCTGCCGATGTGGGTGGCGGACATGGACTTCGGAACGGCGCCTGCTGTTGTCGACGCCATCGAAAAGCGTCTGCGACAGGGCGCATTCGGCTATAATACTGTCCCGGACAGTTTCCGGGAAAGCATCATCAGGTGGTGGCAGAAGCGGCATCAATTTACGATGGAAAAGGAATGGATCCTCTATTGCACGGGCGTCGTCCCGGCCATCTCTTCGATTGTGCGGAAAATGACGGCATTAGGCGATGACATTGTCGTTCTTTCGCCGGTCTACAATATCTTTTACAATTCCATCCTGAACAACGGGCGGAAAGTATTGGCAAGCGAATTGCGCTATGAAGACGGAAGCTATGCCATCGATTTCGCGGACCTGGAAGAAAAACTCGCCCGCGAAACGACTTCGCTGTTCATTTTCTGCAACCCGCATAATCCGATCGGCAAAGTCTGGGATCGGCCAACGCTGGAACGGATCGCCGAACTGTGCATCAAGCATGATGTGCTGGTCGTGAGCGACGAAATCCATTGCAATCTGACGCATATCGGCCATGCGTACATCCCGTTTGCCTCCCTTTCCCAGGAGATTGCTGACCGGACAATCAGCTGCATCGCGCCGACGAAAACTTTCAACATCGCCGGACTGCAAACAGCGGCGATCGTCATTCCGAATCCTGAAATCAGAAAACAAGTGGACAGAGGGATCAATACGGATGAAGTGGCGGAACCGAATACTTTCGCGATCCAAGCGGCTGAAGCGGCTTTCGACGAAGGGGAAGAATGGCTGGAGGAGCTGCGGGAATATCTGGAACTGAACCGGAAATTCCTGATCGGTTCTTTGAAGGAACTTGTTCCCGAAGTCCAGGTGATCGAGGCTGAAGCAACTTATCTGGCCTGGATCGAGTGCGCGGCGATTACGGAGGACACGAAGGAGCTGTGCGCGTTCATCAGGGAGAAAACCGGACTGTATCTTTCCGCAGGGGATATCTTCGGCGGAAACGGTTCGTGCTTTGTCCGTTGGAATTATGCCTGCCCGAAAGCACTCTTGGAGGACGGCATCCAACGTTTCGCCGAAGGTGTGGGACTGTACAGAGAAGAATTTTCCGGTAAATAAAAAGGTGTAAAATCGCTGGAAAAATGCGGTTTTACACCTTTTTTGTTACTCAGAGCATATATTGCCCATCTCCTTAATATCTTTTATCTCGACACAAACAGTAAACTACGATTCCAAAATCAAAAATTATGAAGTCGAGATATTTACGAAAATCATTTATAATGAAAAAGTAACCAGCCATTTTAAGGAGTGTGGAAATAGTGTATCTTTTTCAAAGAATTGAAGAAGCTGTATTTAAGCAGAATGATGCAAGAAGAACAATTGGCGAATTTTTGTTGACTAATCGAGAACAGTTGCCTAAATACTCAATGGATGAGATTGCAAAATTAACGTACACTTCCAAAGCTACTTTAGTACGATTTGCTAAATATTTTGACTATTCTGGATGGACTGAATTTATGTATGCTTTTACTCATGAAGTGGCTCATTTTGAGGAAAATGCCTTTGAAGTAGATTCTAATATTCCGTTCTCTCGTTCAGCAGATACATTGGAAATTATTGAAAATCTAGCAAATTTACGGATTCAAACAATTAAAGAAACAAGTTCTTTAATGTCAGCAGATGATTTAAGCAGAGCTGCTAAAATTATTGGCCAAGCAAAAACTATTATTATTTACGGAAGAAGTCCCAATTCGTATTTTGGCGAATTGTTCAAGCGAAATTTAAATGCCATTCATAAAAAGGCTTTTATGGCAGATAGCGATGAATCAGGACTTATTTCTAACACGTTGTCCAGTGAAGATTGTGCAGTGATCATCTCTTATTCTGGCAATAATGCGGATACTTATCCGATGCAAAATGTTAAGTGGCTTTTAAATAACCGTGTCCCCATCATAAGTGTCACTAGCGGCGGAGAAAATTATCTTAGGGACTATTCCACAATCGTTTTGAATATTTCAAGCAGAGAAAAACTATATTCTAAGATTTCTAATTTTTCTACAGAAGAATCAATCTTATTCATATTGAATGTTTTATATGCAAAAATTTTTTCTTTAGATTACGATAACAATATGGAAATGAAAATTCAAAATTCACGAACTTTGGAAACACACAGAAAGACTACATTCAAAGATATTTCTGAAGAATTTTAAATCAAAAAAAACAAAACGGGTTAATCGTTTTGTTTTTTTTTACTATATTTTTAAACTAATGGTTCTCTTGCGGCTGGATCCAGAAAAAAATAGCTGGTTTAATTTGTTGGAAGTGAAACAAATTTTACGAAAAAGCTCTAATAGAAGAAAAATATGAAACAGATTTTGACTTGCCGAATAAGCATTGGAAACGCTGTCCCGAAGTGTTACATTCTATTCAGAAGAAATCTAATGTCTTACCGGTGACAACATAGAACTTACTTTAAATGAATGAAGGAGTGACTTGTATGAGTAAAAAGTATGAAAAATTAGCTCAGGGTATTGTTGAGCAACTTGGTGGAAAAGAAAATATCACGGATGCATATCATTGCCAAACAAGATTAC harbors:
- the tkt gene encoding transketolase, which gives rise to MQNTFDQIDELAVNTVRTLSIEAVQKANSGHPGLPMGAAPMAYALWTKHLKVNPKNSKWVDRDRFVLSAGHGSSLLYSLLHLSGFAISLDDVKNFRQFGSKTPGHPEVHDTDGVEATTGPLGQGIANAVGFAMAEAHLAATYNKENFPVVDHYTYFLNGDGDLMEGISHEAASLAGHLKLGKLIGLYDSNDISLDGPTSKSFTEDVAARFEAYGWQHILVKDGNDLEAISKAIEEAKAETEKPTLIEIKTIIGFGAPDAGTHKVHGAPLGAEGVAFAKKAYGCVDEAFCVPAEVAARFEETTVAEGQQAEAAWIAMFNDYKAAYPELAQQFEIAMAGKLPEGWQEKLPTYEVGSAAKASRVTSAEAIQALGEAVPYFWGGSADLSSSNNTMIKSASDFEPGNYAGRNIWYGVREFAMAAIMNGIVLHGGTRTYVGTFFVFTDYLRPAMRLAAISHLPGTYVMTHDSIAVGEDGPTHEPVEHLSSYRGMPNLTVLRPADGNEVSAAWEIAVSSEDKPTMLVLTRQNLPVLEGTKEMAREGVKKGAYVLSPQQGETPAGILIATGSEVSMAVEAQQQLREAGVDVSVVSMPSFDLFEAQDAAYKEQVLPGAVRNRMSIEMGATFGWERYVGLDGLAYGIDTYGASGNGNTVMAEFGFTTEKVVAAYQAKFVK
- a CDS encoding cupin domain-containing protein; this encodes MSKNEEVKKGVIFPIGDENTAYAQYFIGQSYFNALVADPEVAVGVGNVTFEPGCRNNWHIHHDGYQILLVTGGEGWYQEDGKPAQSLKPGDVIVTHDGVKHWHGAAKDSWFEHIAITAGKPEWLEPVAEDLYEGLHK
- a CDS encoding carboxymuconolactone decarboxylase family protein, with protein sequence MAKVTAGRDLLGDFAPKFAELNDDVLFGQVWSREKEFAQRDRSIVTVTALITGGNFEQLPFHLSKAKDNGITKEEIVEIITQLAFYVGWPKAWSAFNIAKEIYND
- a CDS encoding DUF1295 domain-containing protein, giving the protein MDKKRIVIYTLLFIATLAIATQGFTNTGLDGLLVPLLFTFAYFTIIFIIATIIKNNSIVDIGWGMGFVVGSWLTLLVTENPTVLSYAIVGFITVWGLRLSLRLLKRNYGKPEDFRYAQWRKEWGDKVVITAFFRVFVVQGIINFIVGSASYVVIKYNEFSFDSAHRYFVYAALFIALVGLFFEVVGDEQLRQHINKKTRTLLQTGLWSVTRHPNYLGEILIWIGLYASGITLFFTDSINPYYYLLLIISPILMSTVLIKISTPLLEKNMEKYDGWEEYTKRVPMIFPFTKK
- a CDS encoding DUF3737 family protein; translation: MEHLNQQLFTGERALFKGKDLQISHSVFADGESPLKESSNIALDNTIFRWKYPLWYARNILANNITLVETARSGIWYTTGITLIDSMIQAPKTFRRATDITLERVEMPNAQETLWNCNDITLKHVNAAGDYFAMNSENIQIEHFTLSGNYAFDGVKNIEISHAKLLSKDAFWNCENVVVRDSTIIGEYLGWNSKNITFIDCIIESNQGMCYMENVKMENCTIINTDLAFEYSTVDVQANSRIDSVKNPISGTITAAGIGELILDDPEIAAENTKYQLAEEQEYAIRF
- a CDS encoding MalY/PatB family protein, producing MPFDFDQIIDRRNTNSYKWDVKPGELPMWVADMDFGTAPAVVDAIEKRLRQGAFGYNTVPDSFRESIIRWWQKRHQFTMEKEWILYCTGVVPAISSIVRKMTALGDDIVVLSPVYNIFYNSILNNGRKVLASELRYEDGSYAIDFADLEEKLARETTSLFIFCNPHNPIGKVWDRPTLERIAELCIKHDVLVVSDEIHCNLTHIGHAYIPFASLSQEIADRTISCIAPTKTFNIAGLQTAAIVIPNPEIRKQVDRGINTDEVAEPNTFAIQAAEAAFDEGEEWLEELREYLELNRKFLIGSLKELVPEVQVIEAEATYLAWIECAAITEDTKELCAFIREKTGLYLSAGDIFGGNGSCFVRWNYACPKALLEDGIQRFAEGVGLYREEFSGK
- a CDS encoding MurR/RpiR family transcriptional regulator translates to MYLFQRIEEAVFKQNDARRTIGEFLLTNREQLPKYSMDEIAKLTYTSKATLVRFAKYFDYSGWTEFMYAFTHEVAHFEENAFEVDSNIPFSRSADTLEIIENLANLRIQTIKETSSLMSADDLSRAAKIIGQAKTIIIYGRSPNSYFGELFKRNLNAIHKKAFMADSDESGLISNTLSSEDCAVIISYSGNNADTYPMQNVKWLLNNRVPIISVTSGGENYLRDYSTIVLNISSREKLYSKISNFSTEESILFILNVLYAKIFSLDYDNNMEMKIQNSRTLETHRKTTFKDISEEF